One window of the Gordonia westfalica genome contains the following:
- a CDS encoding ATP-dependent DNA helicase UvrD2 encodes MESVRHPTSPANPDARSRDAGAVEGLDPEQSAAVLAPRGPVCVLAGAGTGKTRTITRRIAHLVDTGQVNPGQVLAVTFTARAAGEMRTRLRSLGVGGPNGNVAAQTFHAAAMRQLRYFWPRAFGDARWELLDNKFPLISRAARRAGLDTATDTLRDLSSEIEWAKATLISPENYVEAVGRLGRESPAPPQKVAAVYGYYEDSKVSPDGDHLLDFDDMLIYMTQILTIEPGAADEFRSRYRCFVVDEYQDVTPVQQGLLDAWLGERDDLTVVGDANQTIYTFTGASPNYLLDFSRRFPEATVVRLERDYRSTPEVVDLANRVIGAAKGRIAGTRLRLIGQRPPGPAPQFAEYDDEPAAATSIAIEIKHLIKSGVSPAEIAILYRVNAQSENYEQALTEAGIPYQVRGGEAFFARTEVRQAMRQIATVAGREVKPGVATIDVVRAVLGELGLSEEEPSGAQARARWESLKALVQLTEDMVAENAELTLPQLSAELTTRSEARHPPTVQGVTLSSLHAAKGLEWDAVYLVGLTDGSLPISQAIKGSWEDVEEERRLFYVGVTRAREHLHLSWALARNEGGRARRRSRFLTDLIPDDSPASKIAKERTPRKGPTCRVCGSRLMDSTATLLGRCAGCPSDLDENLLVALKDWRRARAQAKKVPPFVVFSDKTLTAIAEQRPTDTAALVSISGIGAQKLDEYGEDLLELVKTAGQK; translated from the coding sequence GTGGAGTCCGTGCGCCACCCGACCTCTCCCGCGAACCCCGATGCCCGCTCCCGCGATGCCGGTGCGGTCGAGGGGCTCGACCCGGAACAGTCCGCGGCGGTCCTCGCGCCCCGCGGGCCGGTGTGTGTGCTCGCGGGTGCGGGTACGGGCAAGACGCGCACCATCACGCGCCGGATCGCGCACCTCGTCGACACCGGCCAGGTGAATCCCGGCCAGGTCCTCGCGGTGACGTTCACCGCCCGCGCGGCGGGGGAGATGCGGACCCGGTTGCGCAGCCTCGGCGTCGGCGGCCCGAACGGCAATGTCGCCGCGCAGACCTTCCACGCCGCCGCGATGCGGCAGCTGCGCTACTTCTGGCCGCGCGCCTTCGGCGACGCCCGGTGGGAGCTGCTCGACAACAAGTTCCCGCTCATCTCGCGGGCCGCACGGCGGGCCGGGCTCGACACCGCTACCGACACACTGCGCGACCTGTCGTCGGAGATCGAGTGGGCCAAGGCCACGCTGATCTCGCCGGAGAACTACGTGGAGGCGGTGGGTCGCCTCGGCCGGGAATCGCCTGCACCCCCGCAGAAGGTCGCCGCGGTCTACGGGTATTACGAGGACTCCAAGGTCTCGCCCGACGGCGACCACCTCCTCGACTTCGACGACATGCTGATCTACATGACCCAGATCCTGACCATCGAACCCGGCGCGGCCGACGAATTCCGTTCGCGCTACCGGTGTTTCGTCGTCGACGAGTACCAGGACGTGACGCCGGTCCAGCAGGGTCTGCTCGACGCCTGGCTCGGCGAGCGCGACGACCTGACCGTGGTCGGCGACGCCAACCAGACGATCTACACGTTCACCGGCGCGTCCCCGAACTACCTGCTCGACTTCAGCCGCCGCTTCCCGGAGGCGACGGTCGTCCGGCTGGAACGCGACTACCGTTCCACGCCCGAGGTCGTCGACCTCGCCAATCGCGTGATCGGTGCCGCCAAGGGGCGGATCGCCGGCACCCGACTCCGGCTCATCGGCCAGCGCCCGCCCGGCCCGGCGCCGCAGTTCGCCGAGTACGACGACGAGCCTGCTGCCGCCACGTCGATCGCGATCGAGATCAAACACCTCATCAAGTCCGGTGTCTCGCCGGCCGAGATCGCGATCCTCTATCGCGTCAACGCGCAGTCGGAGAACTACGAGCAGGCGCTGACCGAGGCCGGAATCCCGTATCAGGTGCGCGGCGGTGAGGCGTTCTTCGCCCGCACCGAGGTCCGGCAGGCGATGCGACAGATCGCCACGGTCGCCGGGCGCGAGGTGAAGCCCGGTGTCGCGACGATCGACGTCGTGCGTGCGGTTCTCGGCGAACTCGGACTCAGCGAGGAGGAACCGTCGGGTGCGCAGGCGCGTGCGCGGTGGGAGTCGCTGAAGGCCTTGGTGCAACTGACCGAGGACATGGTCGCGGAGAATGCCGAGCTCACGCTGCCGCAGTTGTCCGCGGAACTCACGACCCGCTCCGAGGCGCGCCACCCACCGACCGTGCAGGGCGTCACGCTGTCGTCGCTGCACGCGGCGAAGGGACTCGAGTGGGACGCGGTCTACCTGGTGGGGCTGACCGACGGCTCGTTGCCGATCAGTCAGGCCATCAAGGGCTCCTGGGAGGACGTCGAAGAGGAGCGTCGCCTGTTCTACGTGGGCGTGACCCGTGCTCGCGAGCATCTGCACCTGTCGTGGGCGCTGGCCCGCAACGAGGGGGGCCGCGCACGCCGCCGTTCGCGGTTCCTGACCGATCTCATCCCCGACGATTCGCCGGCCTCGAAGATCGCCAAGGAACGCACACCCCGGAAGGGGCCGACCTGCCGTGTCTGCGGCTCGCGGCTCATGGATTCGACGGCGACTCTGCTCGGTCGCTGCGCCGGATGCCCATCCGACCTCGACGAGAACCTGCTGGTCGCCCTCAAGGACTGGCGTCGGGCACGCGCACAGGCGAAGAAGGTGCCGCCCTTCGTCGTGTTCTCCGACAAGACGCTCACCGCGATCGCCGAACAACGCCCCACCGATACCGCTGCGCTGGTGTCGATCTCGGGGATCGGCGCGCAGAAACTCGACGAGTACGGCGAGGATCTCCTCGAACTCGTCAAAACCGCAGGTCAAAAATAG
- a CDS encoding WhiB family transcriptional regulator, whose translation MTVDCVLESCLEADRAATARLDLPCQVSDADLWFADNPRDLERAKAMCADCPLKTQCLQAALDRAEPWGVWGGEIFERGAVIARKRPRGRPRKNAAA comes from the coding sequence ATGACCGTCGATTGCGTCCTCGAGTCCTGTCTCGAGGCGGACCGCGCAGCGACCGCCCGGCTCGACCTGCCCTGTCAGGTGTCCGACGCAGATCTGTGGTTCGCCGACAACCCCCGTGACCTCGAGCGTGCCAAGGCGATGTGCGCCGACTGCCCGCTGAAGACCCAGTGCCTGCAGGCGGCGCTGGATCGCGCCGAGCCCTGGGGCGTGTGGGGTGGCGAGATCTTCGAACGCGGTGCGGTGATCGCACGCAAGCGGCCACGTGGCCGGCCGCGCAAGAACGCCGCAGCCTGA
- a CDS encoding ABC1 kinase family protein: protein MTDITRGQGRRNAKLASLPIGMAGRAAAGLGKRMVGKDKDEVNQELLEKSAEQLFAVLGELKGGAMKVGQALSIMEAAIPDEFGEPFREALTKLQADAPPMSADKVHKVLDQQLGTRWRERFKEFSDEPAASASIGQVHKGVWSDGREVAVKVQYPGADHALKADLKTLSRMSGLLQRLSPGTDVKAMMDELIDRTEAELDYLGEAENQRAFAKAYDGHPDFLIPKVVASAPKVVVSEWVDGVALSKIITTGDQKTRDNAAAKMAEFEVSSPYRVGLLHGDPHPGNFFIADDGRFGVLDFGAVGHYPGGLPPETGPILRLARDKKYDELKELMVEAEFIRPSHASKVTSADLEAYLRPYVDPLYSESFHFTRKWMQRAAGKATDVRGDVYKTSRNLNVPKRFVMVFRVLGGCVGIASQLEAHAPYRAIMEEWVPGLGD from the coding sequence ATGACCGACATCACTCGGGGGCAGGGTCGTCGCAATGCGAAGTTGGCGTCCCTCCCCATCGGTATGGCCGGACGTGCGGCGGCGGGGCTCGGAAAACGCATGGTCGGCAAAGACAAGGACGAGGTGAACCAGGAGCTCCTCGAGAAGTCCGCGGAACAACTGTTCGCGGTCCTCGGTGAGCTCAAGGGCGGCGCCATGAAGGTGGGTCAGGCGCTGTCCATCATGGAGGCCGCGATCCCCGACGAATTCGGCGAGCCGTTCCGGGAGGCACTCACCAAGCTCCAGGCCGACGCACCGCCGATGTCGGCCGACAAGGTCCACAAGGTGCTCGACCAGCAGCTCGGCACCCGCTGGCGTGAGCGGTTCAAGGAGTTCTCCGACGAGCCGGCGGCGTCGGCGTCGATCGGTCAGGTCCACAAGGGCGTGTGGTCCGACGGCCGCGAGGTCGCGGTCAAGGTGCAGTACCCGGGCGCCGACCATGCCCTCAAGGCCGACCTGAAGACGTTGTCGCGCATGTCCGGACTCCTGCAGCGACTCTCGCCGGGCACCGACGTCAAGGCGATGATGGACGAACTCATCGACCGCACCGAGGCCGAACTCGACTACCTCGGTGAAGCCGAGAACCAGCGGGCCTTCGCCAAGGCGTACGACGGGCATCCGGACTTCCTGATCCCCAAGGTCGTCGCCAGCGCACCCAAGGTCGTGGTGTCGGAGTGGGTCGACGGTGTGGCCCTGTCGAAGATCATCACGACCGGCGACCAGAAGACCCGCGACAACGCGGCCGCGAAGATGGCCGAGTTCGAGGTCAGTTCGCCGTACCGCGTCGGGCTGCTCCACGGCGATCCGCATCCGGGCAACTTCTTCATCGCCGACGACGGCCGGTTCGGCGTCCTCGACTTCGGCGCCGTCGGCCACTACCCCGGCGGGCTGCCGCCGGAGACCGGCCCGATCCTGCGTCTGGCCCGCGACAAGAAGTACGACGAGCTCAAGGAGCTCATGGTCGAGGCGGAGTTCATCCGCCCGTCGCACGCGTCGAAGGTCACCAGCGCCGACCTCGAGGCTTACCTGCGGCCGTACGTCGACCCGCTGTACTCCGAGTCGTTCCACTTCACCCGCAAGTGGATGCAGCGCGCCGCCGGCAAGGCCACCGACGTGCGCGGCGACGTCTACAAGACCTCGCGGAACCTCAACGTGCCCAAGCGGTTCGTGATGGTCTTCCGCGTGCTCGGCGGCTGCGTCGGTATCGCCTCGCAGCTCGAGGCGCACGCGCCGTATCGCGCGATCATGGAGGAATGGGTGCCCGGCCTGGGCGACTGA
- a CDS encoding zinc-dependent metalloprotease, whose amino-acid sequence MSDLPFGFSASGNGDDDRDKNSGDQNKPGDNPGGNPGGGANPFGFNVGGQGLGGGQGFGDFDPSNLDPNMLGQMFSQLGSMFSGMGAGMAGGGGGPVNYQVAMNLARQQIGSFTPILDKEISASADAVRLADVWLDDATTFPSGVTQTVAWTPVQWLEESMDTWKGLCNPVAEQLARTWQDNLPAEAAQFAGPMLGMLTQMSGMAFGTQLGQGLGQLAKEVLTSTDIGLPLAPEGIAVLLPEAIAKFAEGLEQPGQEIIVFLAAREAAHVRLFTHVGWLRQRLLATVEEYARGISIDFSGITDATSNIDPTELLSDPSKIEELISSSTSFEPTTTPEQKAALGRLETLLALIEGWVEQVVTRALGDRIPSTGALTETIRRRRASGGPAEQTFATLVGLELRPRKVREASELWRRVLEATDLSTRDGVWAHPDLLPDSDDLDNPAAFIDRLLHKDTDLDDAIAQLEKSLAEQDGVEKGEADSGDDGPNPGQTGS is encoded by the coding sequence ATGAGTGATCTGCCCTTCGGCTTCTCGGCGTCAGGCAACGGCGACGACGACCGCGACAAGAACAGCGGCGACCAGAACAAGCCGGGCGACAACCCCGGCGGCAACCCCGGCGGTGGGGCCAACCCGTTCGGATTCAACGTGGGCGGACAGGGATTGGGCGGCGGACAGGGCTTCGGCGACTTCGACCCGTCGAACCTCGACCCGAACATGCTCGGCCAGATGTTCTCCCAACTCGGCAGCATGTTCAGCGGCATGGGCGCCGGCATGGCCGGTGGCGGCGGCGGTCCGGTGAACTACCAGGTCGCCATGAACCTCGCCCGCCAGCAGATCGGTTCGTTCACGCCGATTCTGGACAAGGAGATCTCCGCGTCGGCCGACGCCGTGCGCCTCGCCGACGTCTGGCTCGACGACGCGACGACCTTCCCCAGCGGCGTCACCCAGACCGTCGCGTGGACCCCGGTGCAATGGCTCGAGGAGTCCATGGACACCTGGAAGGGTCTGTGCAACCCGGTCGCCGAACAGCTCGCCCGCACCTGGCAGGACAACCTGCCCGCGGAGGCCGCCCAGTTCGCCGGCCCGATGCTGGGCATGCTGACCCAGATGAGCGGCATGGCCTTCGGAACCCAGCTCGGCCAGGGTCTCGGCCAGCTCGCCAAGGAGGTGCTCACCTCCACCGACATCGGTCTGCCGCTGGCGCCCGAAGGGATCGCGGTCCTCCTCCCCGAAGCGATCGCGAAGTTCGCCGAGGGCCTCGAGCAGCCCGGCCAGGAGATCATCGTCTTCCTCGCCGCACGCGAGGCCGCCCACGTCCGCCTCTTCACGCACGTCGGGTGGCTGCGGCAGCGTCTGCTGGCGACGGTCGAGGAATACGCCCGCGGGATCAGCATCGACTTCAGCGGGATCACCGACGCCACGTCGAACATCGACCCCACCGAACTGCTGTCCGATCCGTCGAAGATCGAGGAGCTCATCAGCTCGTCGACGTCCTTCGAACCGACCACCACGCCCGAGCAGAAGGCGGCCCTCGGCCGCCTCGAGACGCTCCTGGCGCTCATCGAGGGCTGGGTGGAGCAGGTGGTGACCCGGGCACTGGGCGATCGCATCCCCAGCACCGGCGCACTGACCGAGACCATCCGGCGCCGACGCGCCTCGGGCGGCCCTGCCGAGCAGACCTTCGCGACCCTCGTCGGCCTCGAACTGCGCCCGCGCAAGGTGCGGGAGGCGTCGGAGCTGTGGCGCCGGGTGTTGGAGGCCACCGATCTGTCCACTCGCGACGGTGTCTGGGCTCACCCGGACCTGCTGCCCGACTCCGACGACCTGGACAACCCGGCGGCGTTCATCGACCGTCTGCTGCACAAGGACACCGACCTCGACGACGCGATCGCGCAGCTCGAGAAGTCGCTCGCCGAGCAGGACGGGGTCGAAAAGGGAGAGGCCGACTCCGGAGACGACGGCCCGAACCCCGGGCAGACCGGCTCATAA
- a CDS encoding YlbL family protein has protein sequence MSSSPRFRRIATAAVSALVLLALLVVGTQVQVPYAALGPGPTLNTLGTTKVEQDGKVVERRVVQIDGAPLDKTTGNLNLTTVSVSDGLTLFDALGMWMSGKYALTPRDEVYPPDRTTEQVQEENAQQMAGSEENATVAALRFLDRPTVLRIAGVGADGPSADVLKAGDVVTRVGGVEVETSKELRDVVSKNPPGTVLPLEIVRQGTPQTVSVTLAAHPDDPKAGFLGVAAEVANADPSLKVTYTVGDIGGPSAGMMLALSVVDQLSPGELTHGKFIAGTGTITDDGQVGPIGGITHKTRAAKDAGATVFLVPARNCAEAVSDRPDGIELVKVETLDGAVDALDAIGSGRPAPTC, from the coding sequence ATGAGTTCGAGCCCCCGCTTCCGCCGGATCGCCACCGCCGCGGTCAGCGCGCTGGTGTTGCTGGCGTTGCTCGTCGTCGGCACACAGGTGCAGGTGCCCTATGCAGCGCTCGGTCCCGGTCCGACGCTGAACACGCTGGGCACCACGAAGGTCGAGCAGGACGGCAAGGTCGTCGAACGCCGGGTAGTGCAGATCGACGGCGCGCCGCTCGACAAGACGACCGGCAACCTCAACCTGACCACGGTGTCGGTGAGCGACGGGCTGACACTGTTCGATGCCCTGGGCATGTGGATGTCCGGGAAGTACGCGCTCACCCCGCGCGACGAGGTGTATCCGCCGGATCGCACCACCGAGCAGGTCCAGGAGGAGAACGCCCAGCAGATGGCCGGGTCGGAGGAGAACGCGACCGTCGCCGCGCTGCGTTTCCTCGACCGTCCGACGGTCCTGCGCATCGCCGGCGTGGGCGCCGACGGCCCGTCGGCCGATGTCCTGAAGGCCGGTGACGTGGTCACCAGGGTCGGGGGAGTCGAGGTCGAGACGAGCAAGGAACTGCGCGACGTCGTGTCGAAGAACCCGCCGGGCACGGTGTTACCGCTGGAGATCGTGCGGCAGGGCACGCCGCAGACGGTGTCGGTCACGCTCGCCGCGCATCCCGACGACCCGAAGGCCGGATTCCTCGGGGTCGCGGCCGAGGTCGCCAACGCCGACCCGTCGCTGAAGGTGACCTACACCGTCGGCGACATCGGTGGACCGTCGGCCGGAATGATGCTGGCGCTGTCGGTCGTCGACCAGCTGAGCCCGGGCGAGTTGACCCACGGCAAGTTCATCGCGGGCACGGGCACGATCACCGATGACGGTCAGGTCGGACCGATCGGCGGCATCACCCACAAGACCCGCGCGGCCAAGGACGCCGGTGCAACGGTGTTTCTGGTGCCCGCCCGCAACTGCGCGGAGGCCGTCTCCGACCGCCCCGACGGCATCGAACTGGTCAAGGTCGAGACACTCGACGGCGCCGTCGACGCCCTGGACGCCATCGGCTCGGGACGTCCGGCCCCGACCTGCTGA
- a CDS encoding PPA1309 family protein, translated as MPDNPITPRGFSTEDLGSALSEIIDHVDTAGWGQSPSVFALVPTSVLAEQAPDVLGDAAESVFTPIVQECPDLDAFLASAVWPDAVAGAAVAIEIVVAPPAPGDDGSPRYVVGESGAAAAGGHDGASEPNPARLVVGVLRNGKDLAIMRLRRQPGEDVETLTHPRLGTELRAALAGTFSPDTPES; from the coding sequence ATGCCCGACAACCCGATCACCCCGCGCGGCTTCTCCACCGAGGACCTCGGAAGCGCCCTGAGCGAGATCATCGACCACGTCGACACCGCCGGCTGGGGCCAGTCACCGTCGGTGTTCGCCCTCGTCCCGACCTCGGTCCTGGCCGAACAGGCACCGGACGTTCTCGGCGACGCCGCCGAGTCGGTGTTCACCCCGATCGTGCAGGAATGCCCCGACCTCGACGCCTTCCTGGCGTCGGCGGTCTGGCCCGACGCCGTCGCGGGCGCCGCGGTGGCCATCGAGATCGTGGTCGCTCCCCCGGCTCCCGGGGACGACGGGTCCCCTCGTTATGTCGTCGGCGAATCCGGTGCGGCAGCCGCAGGCGGACACGACGGTGCGTCGGAGCCGAACCCGGCGCGCCTGGTCGTCGGCGTACTGCGCAACGGCAAGGATCTGGCCATCATGCGGCTGCGCCGTCAACCGGGCGAGGACGTCGAGACGCTCACCCATCCCCGGCTCGGGACCGAGTTGCGAGCCGCGCTCGCGGGTACCTTCTCTCCCGACACCCCGGAGTCCTGA